In one Microbacterium invictum genomic region, the following are encoded:
- a CDS encoding VOC family protein, producing MLRGFATISYYADDLDAARDWYTTLVGIEPYYVVPGYIEFRVGDDEHELGIIDGRYRPPMPDGPAGAVMQWAVDDVDRSLATLLERGARGRTLAATAR from the coding sequence ATGCTTCGAGGATTCGCCACCATCAGCTACTACGCCGACGATCTGGACGCTGCGCGCGACTGGTACACGACCCTGGTCGGCATCGAGCCGTATTACGTCGTGCCGGGGTACATCGAGTTCCGGGTCGGCGACGACGAGCACGAGCTCGGCATCATCGACGGACGGTACCGACCGCCGATGCCGGACGGCCCGGCGGGGGCCGTCATGCAGTGGGCGGTGGACGACGTCGACCGTTCGCTGGCCACGCTGCTCGAGCGAGGGGCGCGCGGACGTACACTGGCGGCAACCGCTCGCTGA
- a CDS encoding helix-turn-helix domain-containing protein yields the protein MDERAAEAHQCDAAVTLAFSILGKRWNGMIIDALGGGELSFVALRRTVTGISDAVLSDRLTELADAGLVIREVDAGPPIAVTYRLSDAGRELVPVLAQLGDWARINLIAAPR from the coding sequence GTGGACGAACGGGCAGCGGAGGCGCATCAGTGCGATGCCGCCGTCACGCTGGCGTTCTCGATCCTCGGCAAACGCTGGAACGGCATGATCATCGACGCCCTCGGCGGCGGCGAGCTCTCCTTCGTCGCGCTGCGCCGGACGGTGACCGGGATCAGCGACGCCGTGCTGTCGGATCGGCTGACCGAGTTGGCTGACGCCGGCCTCGTCATCCGGGAGGTCGACGCGGGTCCGCCGATCGCCGTGACGTACCGGCTCTCGGACGCGGGGCGCGAACTCGTCCCGGTGCTCGCGCAGCTGGGCGACTGGGCGCGGATCAACCTCATCGCCGCTCCGCGCTGA